The nucleotide window CGTGGTGCTGCCGAGCGGCGAGGCATTGACCGCGGTCACCCTGTGGGTGGCGGCCTCCCATATCCAGCCCGCCCTCCAGCATGCGCCGCGCCTGACGGTGGTGGGGCCGACCAAGGGGTGCGGCAAGTCCCGGGTCTTGGACGTGCTCCACGAGACCGTGTCCCGGCCGATGATGACGGTGAACACCTCGCCGGCGGTGGTCTTCCGGATCATCGGCGAGGACCCGCCGACGCTGCTGGTGGACGAGGCTGACACCATCTTCGGCCCCAAGGCCGGTGACAAGGAGGACCTCCGGGGCCTGCTGAACGCCGGACACCAGCGCAACCGCCCCGCCTGGCGGATCTCCGGCCCGGAACACAAGCCGACCGCGTTCCCGACCTTCGCCATGGCCGCGCTGGCAGGCATCGGCGACCTGCCGGACACGATCATGGACCGTGCCGTCGTGCTCCGCATGCAGAAGCGCAAGCCCGGCGAGAAGGTCGCTCCCTTCCGCTCCCGGCACTCCGTCCCGGAACTGAACGCGCTGCGCGACAGGCTGGCCGCATGGCTGACCCCACTACGCGGGACAGCGCACCGCCTGGTGCCACCGATGCCGGTCGAGGACCGCGCCGCCGATACGTGGGAGCCGCTGGTGATCGTCGCCGACCTCGCCGGCGGCCACTGGCCCGTCCAAGCCCGTGCGGCCTGCCTGGCGATGACCAGGAACGAGGTGGTCCATGACGAGCAGA belongs to Streptantibioticus cattleyicolor NRRL 8057 = DSM 46488 and includes:
- a CDS encoding DUF3631 domain-containing protein; translation: MVPDGGSGTGDRAGTGGETADEGAALLDDLHAAIGRYVVLPSGEALTAVTLWVAASHIQPALQHAPRLTVVGPTKGCGKSRVLDVLHETVSRPMMTVNTSPAVVFRIIGEDPPTLLVDEADTIFGPKAGDKEDLRGLLNAGHQRNRPAWRISGPEHKPTAFPTFAMAALAGIGDLPDTIMDRAVVLRMQKRKPGEKVAPFRSRHSVPELNALRDRLAAWLTPLRGTAHRLVPPMPVEDRAADTWEPLVIVADLAGGHWPVQARAACLAMTRNEVVHDEQTTLKTRLLRDIRRVFEHQGDTEALRSHDLLAALVQDAEAPWGEYGTKGLNAYHLANLLRDFGISPANHRFENGRQAKAYARNQFLDAWARYCPDPAQPAPAANEATLARRAQGKPPAPPSGTLPIGPPGGPAGPRSTR